A DNA window from Tachysurus vachellii isolate PV-2020 chromosome 20, HZAU_Pvac_v1, whole genome shotgun sequence contains the following coding sequences:
- the LOC132862966 gene encoding molybdopterin synthase catalytic subunit yields MEDGRGLDLIKLTTDKLSTDVVSESVTCSSCGAISLFIGTTRDHFEGKKVVRLEYEAYVPMAESEMRKICAELRRRWPTVRHICIHHRLGVVPVTEASVIIGVSSPHRSDSLEAVKYGIDSLKSTVPIWKKEIYESEESCWKENSECLWTGSRDERQMT; encoded by the exons ATGGAGGATGGACGCGGTCTGGACCTGATTAAACTCACCACAGACAAACTCTCCACCGATGTTGTATCAGAATCAGTGACATGTTCCTCTTGTGGAGCCATTTCATTATTCATCG GAACCACCAGAGATCATTTTGAGGGAAAGAAGGTGGTTCGGCTGGAATATGAAGCGTACGTGCCCATGGCGGAGTCAGAGATGAGGAAAATATGTGCTGAGTTGAGGAGAAGATGGCCGACGGTCCGACACATCTGCATCCACCACAGACTCGG cgtggTTCCTGTTACCGAGGCCAGTGTGATTATCGGCGTCTCGTCCCCTCACCGCAGTGACTCTCTGGAAGCCGTGAAGTACGGAATCGACTCTCTGAAGTCCACCGTccccatctggaaaaag GAGATCTATGAATCAGAGGAGTCGTGCTGGAAAGAGAACAGCGAGTGTCTGTGGACAGGAAGTCGGGACGAGAGACAAATGACTTGA
- the LOC132862967 gene encoding molybdopterin synthase sulfur carrier subunit yields MNSEVTVLYFAKSAELTGVKSEVIRLNSELTSLQLWQELEKKHPKLSAVRGQVVLAVRREYVCVGEQVVRLQHGDEVAVIPPLSGG; encoded by the exons ATGAATTCCGAG GTGACCGTGTTGTACTTCGCAAAAAGTGCCGAATTAACGGGAGTGAAATCGGAGGTCATCAGATTGAACTCGGAGCTCACGAGCCTTCAGCTGTGGCAGGAACTGGAGAAAAAACACCCAAA GCTCTCGGCTGTACGCGGGCAGGTGGTTTTGGCCGTTAGGAGAGAAtacgtgtgtgtgggagagcagGTTGTGCGTCTGCAGCACGGAGACGAGGTGGCTGTGATCCCACCGCTCAGCGGAggctaa